From a region of the Streptococcus ruminantium genome:
- the essB gene encoding type VII secretion protein EssB: MTTVMRELLLEEVKGNQSVAFQLLEAKQPLFVNQKVAIDGENLQLELVQPDGCYAWDRLVDLTREEQLRHFINLGQVFELLNQTVYTYDFHPSKVLFTLNALPLLVERGVKGQVPPYEALTVEEFLTRYQAMMVSVLDKKTSYDTLINGKLPFYRGNLFCEQLVKADSLVDVSTLLQAEYQTEKEKNKQTMAVVTKSRLARLKATSILASLGAVLLAAGLGYVLLSSLPKQEMISQTRLAFIQKDYSKVITTVKSADSKALSQDDKYIVALSVIMTEPLTETQRQELSKISTQSNEDYLRYWILIGQSKIDEAIDIASFLDDPQLLMYSMTKKIDDIQRDPDLRAEERTSQLNTYKTKLDELKKTYLTPEETAGAASEKTPASSTQE, encoded by the coding sequence ATTGCTTTTAGAAGAGGTTAAAGGGAATCAATCAGTGGCTTTCCAACTCTTGGAAGCTAAACAGCCCTTGTTTGTCAATCAGAAAGTAGCGATTGATGGCGAGAACCTCCAATTGGAATTGGTTCAGCCTGATGGGTGCTATGCCTGGGATAGGCTTGTTGATTTGACACGAGAAGAGCAGCTACGCCATTTTATCAATCTTGGTCAGGTGTTTGAACTTCTTAACCAAACCGTTTACACCTATGATTTCCACCCGAGTAAGGTCCTCTTTACCCTGAATGCTCTGCCGCTTTTAGTAGAGCGAGGGGTTAAAGGTCAAGTACCGCCTTATGAGGCACTGACGGTTGAAGAGTTTTTAACACGCTATCAGGCCATGATGGTGTCTGTATTAGACAAGAAGACCAGCTATGATACCTTAATCAATGGTAAGCTACCTTTTTACCGTGGCAATCTTTTCTGTGAGCAACTGGTGAAGGCAGACTCTTTAGTTGACGTCAGCACATTACTTCAAGCCGAGTATCAGACTGAGAAAGAGAAAAATAAGCAGACCATGGCCGTGGTTACCAAGAGTCGCCTGGCTCGTTTGAAAGCAACTAGTATCTTAGCTAGTTTGGGGGCGGTGTTATTGGCGGCAGGTCTAGGCTATGTTCTCTTGTCTTCTCTACCAAAACAAGAGATGATTAGTCAAACCCGTTTAGCCTTTATTCAAAAAGATTATTCCAAAGTGATTACAACCGTTAAATCTGCGGATAGCAAGGCACTTAGTCAGGACGATAAGTACATCGTTGCCTTGTCGGTTATCATGACAGAGCCGTTGACGGAAACGCAACGTCAGGAGCTTAGTAAAATTTCAACGCAGTCAAACGAGGACTACCTTCGTTATTGGATTTTGATTGGTCAGTCTAAGATTGATGAGGCCATTGATATCGCTAGTTTCCTGGATGACCCCCAATTGCTCATGTATAGCATGACCAAGAAAATCGATGATATTCAACGCGATCCTGATTTAAGAGCAGAAGAGCGGACCAGTCAATTAAACACTTATAAAACCAAGCTGGATGAGTTGAAGAAAACCTACCTGACACCAGAAGAAACAGCTGGTGCTGCAAGTGAAAAGACTCCTGCTTCAAGCACTCAGGAATAA